The genomic stretch acagtaaaaaaaaaaaacaaaccagcagATTAGACACAGTTGGAGATAACatggaattagaaaatatttctaagcaTTTTCCCAGAAGGCACCATATAAATCAGCTCTCATATATTCAAGAGACTCGGAGGCAAAGTGAGAGGTATCATGATGCAGATATTTGTATAGCACAATAAGTACAAATAATCTAAGTGGATGACCTAGGAAGAAAGGatacaaagaatgaaaaaaggcaaatagTTAACATGATAATTAGAAGAGAAACTCCCAGAAGGGATGAAAGCCATACAACCTTAGATTTGAGCACCATGAATTTTAAGCAGAATAAAGTAAggatagatatagatacatacCTAGACACAGCAGTTTGAGAAAGAACTACAGGAGACCAAAGACAGAGAGATCTTAAAGTAGCACAAACCAGATACAGGAGCCACAAGAAAAGGAATACTATCTTCACAGTCCTAAAAGAAAGTAACTGCAAACCTAGAGTTCTATACCAGCTACACTATCGTTCAAGAGAAAGGCTGTCGTAGGTGAAAAAtagtgctcagtcgttcagtcgtgtcaaactcttcgtggccccatggactgtagccagtcaggctcctctgtctatgggatttcacaggcaagaatacaggagaggggtgccattttctcctccaggggatcttctagacccaggaatggaacccatgtctcctgcattttcaggcgaattctttactactggcaccacctgggaagccccatgtgaaGAATACATATTGCCAAAAAAGTTTCCTAGAGGCCTTGACAGAATGTAccttctgaaaaaataaatggaaccCAGATGAAAGGATAAGCAGCAAAGAAACTAGTGAACATACAGGCAGATCTGAACAAACATAGACtgaataaaagaacaaagatgaTTATTTGGTAAGAATCAAAacaagggaaaaattaaaattccaggCAAAAATTACAAGACTCATGAACTAGAGCTCAGGTTCAGGATAAACTGATAAGCCTTTGTTAAGTCAAGGCTGCTTGTTAGAATTTAACCTAACCACTCACAGTAGAAACAGAATgtagaaggaaaacaaacaaaaagaatcagaaaacttGACACTCCTTCCTTCAATCTAAGGGCAACAACTTTGGCAACTAAAGTCACAGATTCTCAATGTGGGTAAAACCAGACACATCTTAAATGTACAAAGATATTCTCCTCCAAAAAGGGCTCAGGCTGACAATAAAAAGTTGGGGGAAAAAGATATGACATGAAGACTAATTGAAAGAAAATTGGAATGAAATTATGATCAGATAAAGTAGACATTAAAGATAGAAAACCCAAGTAACAAATGTGCTATACGAAGATTTAAGAAACAAGATGCAGTCATCCTAAGCCTATATGCTTCCAGGTAGGTAAAACAACAACTGACAGGTTTATAACATTTGACAAATCCACAATCATAGTGGAAAATGTTCACACACCTCTTAGTAACTGATCAAAGGGATAAAAAACTGTGATGATATTTGTACAGCACAGTTAGCAAGCACATTTTAACAGACCATGTCCAATAGGagaatacattcttttcaagcccCTGAGTGAAGTTTGATCTGCCActtgttaaaaataaagttttactggaaagCAACCACACCCATTTACTTACTATTGTCTGTAGCTGTTTCTGTTCTACAACAGCAAAACTGGAGTAGCAGTTCATTGACTAAACTATTTATTATCtggtattaatagaaaaaaattatcactGCTGGTCTATATCATACAGACCATGATATATGACCAAAAGGCAGCCACAGTAGAAATTAGCATCATAAGGGTGATATTAAAACTCTGTATTTGGAAATTTTACAATGTACCATTAAAAATCACTCAAAATCAGACTAATATTtagaactgaacaataataaaaatgttattttaaaattcagtggttCATAAACTCAGGTGAGACTTAAATACATCAGAAAACTCAGAAACTAGTGATCTAATTAAGCATCCAACATAATtggataaataacaaaataatttcagTGGAAAAAATGGGGGGAGGCAGAAATTAatgacataaaaaacaaataaaagacagGAATTAAGAACCTCAAAAGATacgtttttaaaaatgacattaaaaaaatgacgTTCGACAAACCTTGGGAAAGActaatcaagaaaaagagagaacacaAACACTAAAGAACGGAAAGAGGGACAAAACTACCTAGCAGAGGTATGAAAATTAATTAAGACAATTTATGATTCATAATCTTAAAGTCTCTTCCTAAGAATTCTTTGGGAGAGGTACTATTATACCCTCATTTTGCAAACAAGGAAgttaaaactcagaatggataTGTGAGTTGCAAAGAGGTCATACTGGAATCCTGGTGGGGTCTGTCTACCTCCAAAGGCAAGGCCCTTGACCACACCACATATCCTGGCCTTCCACTGCACCTTGGTGATTACCCAAGGGATGCAGGGCCTAGGGGTAGAAATCCACTGGGGCATGAGCGGGCGGGATCCGTGGGTCCATGTAGAAGCCCAGTATCTGGGTGTGGTGTGGGTAGAAGGTGTGCTACGGGTGGGATGGCAGAGGGTATGCCAGCTGCCAGTGCTGCATCTTGTACAGCTGCTCCTGGCAGAGACAGAAACCCGGCTGCACAGGTGCTGCAGAGCAGACAGTCtgcgtgtgcacgcacacacactcttCTAGGAAAAACCCACCCAGACAGAAGACCAAAGAGGGGAGGCCCCAGTGTATGCATGACAACGTTCAGGCCCAGGCCCTCTCCCAGGACAGATGCATGGTCATGCCATTGTCACACGGGACCCTGGGACTCCCCCACTACACGCGGTAGCTTGGGTGCTCACACAGATCAAAGGCTCTCCTGGTGCTGACACGTGACCAGCATACCTCCAAGAGCAACGCTCCCCGatgctcctccctgcccccaatccccactGCCTCTTCAATCCACTCTCCACACTCTGATGCCCTAACCATGGCTGGAGTCTTCCTGGGTTCTCCACAGCTCTCCATCTAACAGCTGGAATCCTACAGGGCTGCATGTGATCTACAGGGTTCTGTGGGTCCTGACCCATCTGCCTCTCCAGCATAACCTCCCATGACTGCCCTGGCCTCTAGTCCACATACCTGCCTGCCCACCTGCTTCAGGCCCTGGAAACACGCTGGGCCATCTCTTCCCTGGGCCCCACTCACCCACACCCCTCCTTCAGGTTTTAGCTTAAAGAGCACTtcctctgggaagcctgacaCAGGTTCCAAGGAAGATCAGGTCCCCTGTTCTCGGCTCTCACTGCACTGGTGTTTCTCCTGTGGTTTCTCCCGTGGCCCCCCTCCCTACATCAGGGGATCGTGTGCCAAGTTCACTGCAGTCCACACACCTGTACCACCGGAGGTGGTGCAGAAAATGTTCATTGCATGAATGGATGAATATAACACATCAATAGAGTATTAAAACTCAAGGACCTAGACCTAGTGAGGGTTCATTTCAGACCCTGGTCCACAGCacccctggggcttccctcacaAGTGCATCCCGAACCAGCATCCTGGCCAGACACAGGTGCAGTCAAACAAGCAGGACAGCTGACCTGGCACTCCCTATCCTACCAGCCTGCTGGCTCAACTGCAGCCTGAGCTGGGTTCCCTGGATGGCTCGCCAGTGCTCACAGCACCTCCTAGGAGTGCTCGGCACTTAGTAAGCAGAGCTCTCCCAGGATCTGCCCACAGCTCCTCCTCCTGTTTAGACCCCAGGTCCCCAGAGGAAGCTGACCAGGCTACTCTGGCACATTCAGACTTCCTCCTACTCTTCAGGAAAGATTTACCTGCCACTGCCCATCCCTACCTTCCCAAGAAGACTTCCCTGGAGCAGCTGTTATGACTGTGTCTGGCTGGAGTGACTCCAGAGATCTCTCCAGTCAGCAGTAAATCTTCACCAAACCGAGGAGTGAGCATGGTGCCTGCTCACAGTACAAAACTACAACAGCACAATGAATGTACGTAACTCTCTAGAACATAGGCCACAGCGGGCTTCTTTTTtctaggagcccaagaaaaataggGTCTGGGGAGAAGGTTGTAAAGGCACCTTTAAAAAATTCTGGGGAAAGGTGGAAACTTTGATCTGTTTCCCCAGGGCATCCACACTTTGGAACATTTTTGTTatgtagttagaataggaaaaaggagcccAGAaaggcggtggctaaaagacaatgAAGGGGAAAGCCCgtgaaatagaacaaaggaaggtctgaggaccagagtgaggatcTCAGGTAGAACAAAGAGCACTCCTGGCTTGCCCAATTTACACAGGgaaggcccagggggaggaaaaacacacaaaacaaggaGCCAAAGGCCGGGGTCGCTCTCTCTCCTGTGTGCTCTCGCTCTTgctcgcgctctctctctctctctgtctctctctctcttcacgtCTTTTGGCTCAGCATGCTCTCATGCCTCCAGGATgtactttccttttattttctaaataaaactaagCCGTAACACAGAGCTGTTAACTCTGATCTgtctgagagctataacacggtctgtccgagagctgagagctataacacagtctgtcCCAGAGCTGTGACACGCCAAGGGCTTTAAggtccatcacttcaaatttttgttgtaagGAGACAGAATTCCCCTGACTTCCCTGCtgtctcagatgataaagcgtctgcctacaatgtaggagaccagggttgaatcactgggttgggaagatctcttggagaaggaaatggcaacccacttcagtattcttgcctggaaaatcccatggacagaggaacctggtaagctagagtccatggggtcgcaaagagtcagacatgactgagtacttTCTTTTCTGACAATTTTTGACTACTAACAATAATGtaccagacttccctgggggcccagtgtttaagaatacacctttcaatgcaggggatgtggatttgatccctgatcagggaactaagattccacatgccacagggcacctAAACCCATGTTCTGCAACCGGAGAAGCTGACGTGccaccacaaagacccagcacagccaaaacagagagagagaaagactcattattttaaaaacattgaggGAACACCAATAAAGATACTACTGGACTACTTATAAACTAGTCTACCGGCATCGAAGAACCCCTCACTGCCACGCAGAGTGTCAGGGCTTCATTCCTTCTGCTTCACACTGACCTATCCAACGCCCCACACAGCTAGATAAGCAGCACTGTTAGGACCAGAATCCAAAGCTGTTTGACACGAAACCTACCAACCTCTGCCCTTAAGTCAAAGCCAACATGCCTCTCTAGTGCTCTCCACACAGCCCCCAGGCCTCTTCCTCCTGTGGAGACTCCAGGGTGGGGTTGCTGTCAGTGTGAAGAGTAGCCACGTTGTACAACTCTGAATGAAAAAACCACTCAGACACCATCGACCATTCCTTTCAACACTAGATGACAGGGCCCATAAACTACCAACAAAGGTTTTCATTCAGAGGATGAATTACCTGGAGAAATGAAAGGCCGGGGCTGATCTCCAAGGCTCCCACTCTCCACATCCCTGCTGGCAACTGGGGTACAGGACGGTGCGTGTCGTTTGCTTTAATTGAAGGGGCCTGGAAGATGGAGGGGCAGGTCTGTTTACCATATGGGCTAAGCATCTCCtgtttacctgctgctgctggaaCCTGCAGGGAGCGACTTTTGCTATTTGCTGAATGCCTGCTCAAGGGACCCAGCCTCCCTGGGCCcctcctcactgctgctgctcttAGCCACTGCTGGAGGAGCTGTGGGGGCGTCTTCTGAAAATGTATTGGTGGTCTCCTGGGCAGAGAACTCAGGGGAGACTACAGAACAAGTAAGTGGACCAGCAACCAGGTGAGCTCATGGAAGCTTGGCTGAGTGAGTATTTAATGGCAAATGCTTTTTCTTGTTGGCATATACTTTCCACTGCTAAACTATTTGCATCCCCAAACCCCGGCACTGGGCTAACACTTCCTATGCCCAAGCTCAAAgactcccccagccccccaccatcacagatgagaaaatgaagggTGGAGAGATCAGCTGAATTGCCTGAAGTCGCATGGTCGGGAGTAGAGCTGGGATGTAATTCCAGGTGGGAAAGAGTCTATTAAAATGGACCCAGCACAACAGAGCAGTTGGAGCCTCAATGAGAGCCCAcgtgcccccacctccacccataGCCATGAGAGTCAGGCTGGCCAGGCAGCCCCTCTGAGGATGACAGCCACACCTACCCCATGGGGCTTCTGCGAGCATTAAGTGGGCTGGTCCACAGAGTGCACTTCAAATGGAATGCTCCCCACAGTCTCTGAGACTGTGCCCCTTGGCATCCCCTGCTGTCTTCCCCATCCCAGCATTGCattcttttttccagctttattataATTGACGTTTGCATTCTTAAGAAATCTACTGCAGAGAGCAAACACCAGTGCAAAGCCTGGGGGTGGCGGCAGCTTCCCAGAGGCATGCTGATGGGCAGGGCGGGTGTGAAGGAGCAGCGGACACACCCCACACCCAGACCCAGTCTGCACTCTGCTGTCCACTCCCTGACTCTCTACTGCCACCTCAGTGAGTCCCTACTCTGGGCCCAGGCTTCACTTAGACGTCAGTGACACAACATTTACAGAAGGACCAGagtctgagttccctgaccagaaggGCACAGATGACCACCAGGTCACCAGTACGCCCTCCATCTTAGAAGCTTTCAGCAACTAAACCTATCATCTGGCCCGTGAGGTTTGAAAGTGATtatatgtaaaaacaaacaaacaaaaaaatctctaaaaacgTCTCTTTGAGGTATTTTATCTACTTTTGAGTCTCTCATTGATTATTAGTTACTAGACAACCACCAGGGTGCCAATGATGCAGTGTGAAAACCTCTCAATTCTGGGAAGATTTCTCACTGATTTGCAGGAAGTGAGGCTGCAGGCAGAATATGCAGCAGTACAAAGAATGGGCCGGGTCCCTGGACCCCAGCCGCTGGAAGTCTAATGACATATGACTGGCAGAAAACCAGACAACTTCTTGTTTTGAGTGATAGCTACACAGATGAATGTAACTGTCAAAAGTCATCAGACATAAAAAAACAAGATCCGTGACTTTTCTTGTATTtcagttgttattgttcagtcgctaagtcttgtatgactcttctgcaaccccatggactataaggtTCAAGAGAAAAGCTGCCACTGGTTTAAaatcatgctcagtcactcagttgtgtccgactctttgcaactctatggactgtagcccaccaggctcctctggccataagcatttcccaagcaagaatactggagtgagttgcaatttccttttccatgggatagtcccgacccagggatcaaacccatgtctcctgcattggcaggagaagccagggaagccctttatgtaAAGTACACCTCCATAAAAGCAGTAACTAACAGTGACTGTAGACAGTGACTTTTCTCCTAAAAACTAACTTGTCATAATCCAGAAACAATTACTACAAGATTATAAATGTCTAATTTAGAAGCACAAAGGTAATTTTTACATAATATAATTGGGGCCAAGTGTGTACTCTCCTACGTTGTCCTGACCTCTGCCATCTGTCCAGGCACTGACGGTAATGCCCATGTACTGTCTCACTGCGAGATTCCACCAGGACACATCTCACCCTCTGGTACTCAGGACACCTTTCAGATTATCCCTAAGGCACACCCCTGATTATTCCCTTCAGAATTTCCCGGAAATGAAATACCAGAATCAAAGGGTATGTGCATATCATCAAGACTACAGATGTGCCTTTCAAAATTGCCTGAAGTGAGCTATCATTTTATAAGCTAAATGTTCTGTAAAACATTTAAGCAATGACAATCCTTTCCAAAATTTGGATTTATGAAAtgataagagattttttttttcatggtaaaGACTGCTTTATTGGTGGCAGCTAATACaagtcaataaatattgatcCCCAAAGAACTCAGTTATGTATCAGATTACTGGGCCACAGAGAGCTGAATGGAATTGAACCAACTGATTGCTGGGAGGATAAACTCAAGTCAATCCTGCTTCTTGGGAAATGAAGCCACAGCCAGTTCATACATGGCATATGCCGTTCCACCAACTGTAAGAATCATGGTGGCTCTATACAGGAGGGCATCAGCTATCCCACCCTTCAGAtgcactggaattccattatccTCCTGAAAcagcttttgtttctctggaaGCTTATTTTCAAACTGCCTGCGTGAAGAAGTACTTATGGTCCTCTTAGCAATCTGACGGAGAGCCAGAAGATTCCGTAGCATCTTGGCTCAGTTACTACCCACCAACCGCGACAAGTGACCACCAGCAACGAGAAGGTCCCACGCTCTGATAAGAGATTTTATCTTTGTCCAGTctagataataataaaaacactcaAGATAATTCAGTGTTCTTATGCGCagatcaaagtaaaaaaaaaaagccttcttttGAATACGGAGCAATCCAAATATGTGAATGAAATCTGGGTTAATTGCAACATAATTTATAAGAGCTGTACTGTGtgtattttcacttttgtgtCCCCTGTACCGAGCATGACGCTTAGTGTGATATATGATATGTGCTCAGCACAAAAGGCTCAAGATAAAGGGAATTTCCACTTTAGAGGAAGATGTGGAACAGGAGTCCTTTAAATAGCAAAGTGCACatagaaaaatagcaaaatagcAAATAGAAAATGGCAAGTCTGCcaagtttatttaaattaatacctTCCCCTCCACAGCTCTGACCTTCCTGCTCAGTATCATCCCAAAGTCATGCAATGTGGCAGAACCAGGCCAGCACCTGGTGCTGGGGGGTCAGACAGCTCAGGGCAGGTGGTCAGAGCCCTCAGGGCAGGTGAGCAGGGTGTTCACATAGAGTCCCGGCTGATGAGGAAGGTGAAACCCAATCAAGTGGGGTGAGGAAGGAACTTCTAGAAGAGAGGGCTCAGCAGGGAAATTCAGGACCTCCAGGAGGGGGGGGGGAGGCTGGCATCTGAGGAGCTGAGGAGGGCACCTATGcaagggagagggtgagggtagAAATAGGGAGACTAGGGAGATAATGGGAAACAGCCagaatgaagtgtgtgtgtgtgtgtgtgtgtgtgtgtctcactctCTCACAAACATACATTCCCTAActctccctgtgtgtgtctctctctcacatctgtgtgtgtctctctctttcacatacatacattccCTAACTGTCCATGGAAATGGCCAGAAGCAGTGGCACTCCTGGTGCCCATGTACTGGTTTATAAGTGTCATTAAAGGCTGACTCCAAGGCCAACGTTAGGTAAAGACAAAATGAGCTTGGAAAAGCTTGTTCTACCAGAAAGCAAGGAATCCCTCAAAAAATAATAGAGACATGTGAAAAGCACAAGGCTGCCAGCCTGAAGCTCCCAAACCAAAGACAGCCTGAACATCCAAAGAAACAatgatattaattaattaaaaatttgatGAGAAACAGGATATTCATAGTCTTAAAGTAACTAGCTGCAAAACTGCTATCAATTACGAATCGGAAGTGCATGTGAAAGCTCCATGTTATGAAACCCAGTAGCCACCACCTCAATCCTGAGATCAAAGTAAGGCTGTCACAGCGGGCAGATGTGACTCTGGTTACGTGAAGCAATGAGAAGAGTCAGTGCTAGTTCTGAGAGACTCTAGCCAGAAAAGGGAAGCCTTGAACCCTACCACGAGGAAGCTTCAGACTAGCCCAACTTGAGGCACACTGCACAAAGCAGTTGGCTTCTGATCTTCCAGAGCTTCAACCTCAGGAAAGTTAAGCAAAGGCTGAGGGGATGCTTCACACTGAAGGATGCCTGACCCTGACCCCGATTCCTGAGCATCAAGACCATCAATTGGACAGTGGGGACAGTGGGACGGGGTCTGAGGACAAGGTGGCAGTGGTATGTCAATGCTAGCTTCCTAGACTTGACTGTGCTTACCTAAGAGGTGTCCCGTGATGACAGAGCCTGTTCAGACTAGCAACTTACTCTTCAAATGGCtcaggaaaaaatattctgtgtATTACACCAccttttctgtaagtttgtgACTGTTCTCaaaatcttaaaagaataatttttaacttaaaaaaaagaggg from Bubalus bubalis isolate 160015118507 breed Murrah chromosome X, NDDB_SH_1, whole genome shotgun sequence encodes the following:
- the LOC123332034 gene encoding cytochrome c oxidase subunit 7A2, mitochondrial; the protein is MLRNLLALRQIAKRTISTSSRRQFENKLPEKQKLFQEDNGIPVHLKGGIADALLYRATMILTVGGTAYAMYELAVASFPKKQD